AGTACGGGTACGGCCGGCCTGCAAGATTCCGAAAGCGGTTGCATCAACGACAGCATGGCTCAGGCCCCCTTGATTGAACAAGAAAATTCCGTCACATAGACCGTCGAAAATCAGCGCCCCCATATCGGCAGCAGACTTTATCTGTAAATCTTCGGCATTATCCTCCGCATAATGCTGGAAGAAAACAACCGGATTCTGCAATCCTTCCGTCATAAGTTGATGTACCAGGGCACGATGTTCACCCAAACGGTTCGGGTGATTGCTTTGGGAAACAACTACAACTTCCGGATGCTGTTTCAAGCAGGCAATCACTTCATCCGTCTGTGCCATATAGGGCATAAACAGGAATTTAAGTTCTGCATTGCAGCCGCCCATTAACGGCAGTTGTGCGTGATTGTAAGCAGGCCATGTTCCGGATTCTCCCACCCACACATCGGCATCGAGGATATATTCCACACCCGTTTCACGTTGTTCGGGCAGTGCTCTTCCGGCATAAATATAGTCCGGTGTGAACTGCGGATTTACTTCCGTTTTTCCATCCATGCGGTCGGCAATGACTACCGGCACGTGTTCGCCTCCTATATTGCGGACAGCCTTTGTCTGACGACGCAAGGGAGACAGATAATCAAACTCCGGTGCCTCCAGTCCTGGGATATACGGATGCTCCTGCCTCAACAGGATGTAATCCACCAGTTTACGGGCAACCGGGATTTCGGCTTCGGGAGCCTCGCTCAAAGATACACGAATGGTATCTCCCAAACCGTCGGACAGCAGTGCGCCGATACCCAAGGCGGATTTGATACGTCCGTCTTCACCGTCTCCGGCTTCCGTCACTCCGAGATGCAGAGGGAAAGCCATGCCTTCCTTTTCCATGACAGCGACCAACAACCGGACGGTCTTTACCATTACGACCGTATTGGAGGCCTTTATCGAAATGACAACATCCGTGAAATGTTCTTCAACACAGATACGAAGAAATTCCATGCAGGATTCTACCATTCCTTCCGGAGTATCGCCGTAGCGCGACATGATACGGTCGGACAACGATCCATGGTTCACCCCGATACGGATAGCAGTATGATTCTCTTTGCAGATATTCAGGAACGGGACAAAACGGTCACGGATTTTCTGTATTTCCTGCGCATACTCTTCGTCTGTATATTCCAGTTTCTTAAAAGTACGCGCAGCATCTACGTAGTTGCCCGGATTAATCCGCACCTTCTCGGCATATTGAGCCGCCACATCAGCTACCTTGGGATTGAAATGCACATCGGCAACCAACGGCACCATGTACCCCTGACTGCGCAGGCCGATATTGATGTTCATCAGATTTTCGGCCTCCTTGATGCCTTGCGTTGTCAGGCGGACATACTCGCCACCCGCATCCACAATTCGCTTGGCCTGGTCCACACAAGCCTGTGTATCCTGCGTAGACGTGTTGGTCATCGACTGGATACGAATAGAATTGGGGCCGCCCAACGGTACAGCCCCAATATTTACTTCTGTGGTTTCTCTTCGAAAATAATTGAA
The nucleotide sequence above comes from Bacteroides caccae. Encoded proteins:
- a CDS encoding 4-hydroxy-3-methylbut-2-en-1-yl diphosphate synthase, with product MDLFNYFRRETTEVNIGAVPLGGPNSIRIQSMTNTSTQDTQACVDQAKRIVDAGGEYVRLTTQGIKEAENLMNINIGLRSQGYMVPLVADVHFNPKVADVAAQYAEKVRINPGNYVDAARTFKKLEYTDEEYAQEIQKIRDRFVPFLNICKENHTAIRIGVNHGSLSDRIMSRYGDTPEGMVESCMEFLRICVEEHFTDVVISIKASNTVVMVKTVRLLVAVMEKEGMAFPLHLGVTEAGDGEDGRIKSALGIGALLSDGLGDTIRVSLSEAPEAEIPVARKLVDYILLRQEHPYIPGLEAPEFDYLSPLRRQTKAVRNIGGEHVPVVIADRMDGKTEVNPQFTPDYIYAGRALPEQRETGVEYILDADVWVGESGTWPAYNHAQLPLMGGCNAELKFLFMPYMAQTDEVIACLKQHPEVVVVSQSNHPNRLGEHRALVHQLMTEGLQNPVVFFQHYAEDNAEDLQIKSAADMGALIFDGLCDGIFLFNQGGLSHAVVDATAFGILQAGRTRTSKTEYISCPGCGRTLYDLEKTIARIKAATSHLKGLKIGIMGCIVNGPGEMADADYGYVGAGRGKISLYKGKVCVEKNIPEEEAVDKLLSLIQTDRKE